The nucleotide sequence ACGCACTGCCGGTGCCGGCGGACTTCGACCTCGTGTTCCGGCCGGCGGAGCAGGTGAAGCCGGGCGTACGGGTCGTGGTCGACCTCGGCCCGGAGCTCTTCGAGCGCTGGGTGCGGGGCGGCCGAGGGGGCGAGGGCGTCCGGGTGGTCGGCCGGAGCCAGCTGGAGGTCGACCCGGCCGGGGCGCAGATCAGGGGCATCCTGATCGATCCGGAGGAGCGGCCGGTCGTCAGGTTGAGCTTCGCTGCCGGCGAGGCGGCGCAGAAACCGTACGTACTCCAGGTGTTGCAGATCGGTCCGGCCCGTGAACTCGGCGAGAAGTTCGTGCTGGGCGGGGTGGACTACACCATCGTGGCGGCCCGGGGCTGACGGCTGTGCCGTGGGGGGTGCTGGTGGGCCGGGAACGCATCCCGGCCCACCAGCCCGGCAGCACAGGCCCAGCAGCACAGCGTTCCCGGCCGTGGCACGCTGACCGGCATGAGGATCTACGCCGATCGCTTTCCGACCGCCACCCGCCAATTCCTCACCGACCTGCTCGTCGTCGCCTGGGTCTACCTCTGGGTCCGGGCCGCGATGTGGCTGCACGACCTGGTGCAGAAACTCGCCGTACCCGGACAGAAGCTGGAGGGGGCCGGCGGTGGGCTGGCCGACAACCTGGCGGACGCGGGCGGCAAGGTCGGCCGGGTGCCGGTGGTCGGCGACGACCTGACCGAGCCGTTCGAGAAGGCCGCCGGGGCGGCGCGGGCGATGGCCGACGCCGGCCGGGACCAGCAGGAGCTGGTCGGCGAACTGGCGCTGGCGCTCTCGCTGGCCCTGCTGGTGTTTCCGCTCGGGGTGGTGCTGCTGGGGTGGCTGCCGCTGCGGGTCCGCTGGATGCGGCGCGCGGGTGCGGCCCGGGCGCTCCGGTCGGCACCGGCCGGACGGGATCTGCTGGCGCTGCGGGCGCTGGCGAACCAGCCGCTCCGCAAGCTCACCCGGATCGACCCGGACGTGGCGCAGGCGTGGCGGCGGGGTGACACCGAGGCGGTGGAGGCGCTGGCCGCGCTGGAACTGCGGGCACTCGGGCTACGGTCCGCCCCGGTACGCCGATGACGTCTCGGACGCGGCGCCGACGCCTTCGACTCTGACCAAACCGAACGAAGACCTACCAAGCGGAAGGACGAACAGTCATGAGTGCTCCGTTGAACTGGCCTGACGTGCAGGTCAAGGCTCGGGCGACCGATCCCAGGTGGGACAGCGCCGAGCGGGTGGAACGGCGTGTCCGGATGCGGGAGCAGATGCTCACCTCGGTCAGCGGCGCCCAGCTCGCCGAGATCCGCAAGCGACTCGGCATGACACAGGTGCAGCTCGCCGAGGCGGCAGGGGTGTCACAGGCCCGGATCAGCCAGATCGAGAACGGCGAGGCGACCAGCCTCAAGACGTTGCGGGCGTACGTCACCGGTCTCGGTGGCCACCTGGAGGTGGTCGCCCGGATCGGCAACATCCAGCTGAAGGTGGCGTGACCGCAGCGGTTCACCTCTGCTGGCCGACGCGGGACCGCACGACAACAATGTGCGGGCGGGCGACATGATCGTCTGCCGGTGCGCCGGCCGCCATCCGCACGCCGACGCACCGCCGACACCGCAGGTCGAGGATCTCCGTGTACGCACACCAGCAACCGCCGGACGCCTTCCCCCGCCGCCTGCTCGGCGCCACCGGCCTGCGCGTCACCCCGGTCTGCATCGGCGGCGGCCCGCTGGGCAGCATGCCGGCCCTCTTCGGGTACGACGTCAGCGCCGAACGCGGCACCGAGACCGCGCTCGCCGCGCTGACCGGCCCGTTCAACTTCCTCGACACCGCCGCCGGCTACAGCGACGGGGAGAGCGAACGGCGGATCGGTGCCGCCCTGCGCCGGATCGGCGGCGTGCCGGAGGGCTTCGTGCTGGCCACCAAGGTCGACCGGGACTTCGGGACCGGCGACTTCTCCGGCGAGCAGATGCGCCGCTCCGCCGAGGGGAGCCTGGAACGGCTCGGCCTGGACCGGCTGCCGCTGGTCTATCTGCACGATCCGGAGCACATCGGCTTCGAGCAGGGCATGGCACCGGGCGGCCCGGTCGAGGCGCTACTGGACCTGCAGCACCAGGGCGTGGTCGAGCACCTGGGGGTGGCCGGCGGCCCGGTGGAGCTGATGGCGCGCTACCTGCGTACCGGGCACTTCGCGGCGCTGATCACACACAACCGGTGGACCCTGGTGGACCACTCGGCAGGTGAACTGATCGACGAGGCGGTCTCGCTCGGTGTCGGTGTGGTGAACGCGGCACCCTTCGCCAGCGGCATCCTGGCCAAGGGGCCGGACCGGTTCACCAAGTACGCCTACCGGGATGCCGACGCCGCGACGCTTTCCCGGATCCGGGCGATGGAGGCGGCGTGTGCGGCGCACGGCGTACCGCTCGCGGCGGCTGCGCTGCAGTTCTCGCTGCGCGATCCCCGGATCACGTCCACGATCGTCGGGGTGTCCCGCCCGGAGCGGATCGCCGAGACAGCCCGCCTGGCCAGTTGGGATGTCCCCGATCAGTTGTGGGAGGCGTTGGCCCCGCTCACCGCCCCGAAGGAGTCCTGGCTCCACTGAGCCGGCGCTGTCTCTCTGGCATGGCTCACGCTGTGGGCTTGAGTGCGGTCGACGGATGACCGAGGGAGGTCACCCCGAAATGGACACACAGCGGGCATGGCACGCCGTGCCCCGACTGCCGCCGTTATCGCGATCCGCCGGTTAGTCGGATGCGGGTGAGCAGGTCGAGGATCTCCCGGGTCTCGGGGTGGTCGGGGCCACGGGTGGCGACGAGATCATCGTAGAGCGGACGGAGGGTCCGGGCGGCCTCCCGGAGCCGGTTCGCGGCCAGCAGAAGAA is from Micromonospora sp. WMMD1102 and encodes:
- a CDS encoding helix-turn-helix transcriptional regulator, encoding MSAPLNWPDVQVKARATDPRWDSAERVERRVRMREQMLTSVSGAQLAEIRKRLGMTQVQLAEAAGVSQARISQIENGEATSLKTLRAYVTGLGGHLEVVARIGNIQLKVA
- a CDS encoding aldo/keto reductase, with product MYAHQQPPDAFPRRLLGATGLRVTPVCIGGGPLGSMPALFGYDVSAERGTETALAALTGPFNFLDTAAGYSDGESERRIGAALRRIGGVPEGFVLATKVDRDFGTGDFSGEQMRRSAEGSLERLGLDRLPLVYLHDPEHIGFEQGMAPGGPVEALLDLQHQGVVEHLGVAGGPVELMARYLRTGHFAALITHNRWTLVDHSAGELIDEAVSLGVGVVNAAPFASGILAKGPDRFTKYAYRDADAATLSRIRAMEAACAAHGVPLAAAALQFSLRDPRITSTIVGVSRPERIAETARLASWDVPDQLWEALAPLTAPKESWLH